In one Nicotiana tomentosiformis chromosome 6, ASM39032v3, whole genome shotgun sequence genomic region, the following are encoded:
- the LOC138894126 gene encoding uncharacterized protein — MMTESENQAVPMVTANASTSRTPALARAEKPKNFSGIDFKRWQQKMFFYLTTLCLQKFIKEDVPDLPYKTPENERFVVIETWKLSDFSCKNYILSGLDDNLYNVYSGVETSKELWNALENKYKTEDAGMKKFIAAKYLDYKMVDSNGLDDNMYNVYSGVEMSKELWNALEKKYKTKDAGMKKFVAAKFLDYKMVDSKSVITQVQELQVIIHDLLAEVREAFATYTPAGPGETVHMGNASIAKVEGYRKIFLKMTSGKVMTLNNVLHVPEMRKNLVSTGLLVKHGFKCFCVRQACHN, encoded by the exons atgatgactgaaagcgaaaaccaagctgttccgatggtgactgccaacgcatcgacaagccgaacaccagcGTTGGCACGGGCAGAAAagcccaaaaatttttccgggattgatttcaagcgctggcaacagaagatgttcttctacttaactacgttatgtctacagaagttcatcaaggaagatgttcctgatctgccatataaaactccagagaatgaacgctttgtcGTGATTGAAACGTGGAAGCTTTCTGATTTTtcatgcaagaattatattcttagtggactggatgataatctgtataatgtatacagtggcgtggagacgtcaaaagaattgtggaatgcgcttgaaaacaaatataaaactgaagatgccgggatgaaaaAATTCATTGCCGCAAAAtatttggactacaaaatggtagatagcaa cggactggatgataatatGTATAATGTGTATAGTGGCGTGGAGatgtcaaaagaattgtggaatgcgcttgaaaagaaatataaaactaaagatgccgggatgaagaaattcgttgccgcgaaatttttggactataaaatggtagatagcaagtctgttattacccaagtccaggaattacAAGTGATTAtacatgatctacttgctgaag ttagagaagcttttgctacttatactcctgctggacccggagagacagttcatatgggaaatgcttcaataGCTAAAGTTGAAGGATAtaggaagatatttctgaaaatgacttctggcaaggtcatgactttgaacaatgtccttcatgttcccgaaatgagaaagaatttagtctctactggacttcttgttaagcacggttttaagtgttTTTGTGTCCGACAAGCTTGTCATAACtaa